A window from Primulina huaijiensis isolate GDHJ02 chromosome 11, ASM1229523v2, whole genome shotgun sequence encodes these proteins:
- the LOC140987995 gene encoding uncharacterized protein, whose translation MEPLGEIQLSDERSEAVGEKRLAVEDGDVLAEASPPKRIKEGTEGRVVVVGGDLKKVAEMVLVLAAMGKMRGGKGPTEAEKELMAEARHTLVKVCQGFAPKDVFPRDAFGALIEDLGLNKLKDQRLGFRPPKISIAEKLLISKRKMEKAADFSLPSTPHSLQNLQGNSGQSVESRSALHPARTSQLDKSSHTTMLSGIQSTTPSTYGTATTSTSLPYQLPTSEIRPVGSSALPSSHLGSTTLPRVDRSHPRSNGSSHASQVAANLSSNATMRTPAWSVQTQSVSSAKIGDNKGPVNTSLKAEGAVDVKSGAFPQTRVMTVAQTTTGFPSRGTSNVHAPHMGHTHAEISKIVQRLLQLRGSERPTWIPPSRDYMNKALTCQVCMSTVTEIDSVLICDGCEKGYHLKCLQTTNQKGVPRGEWHCGKCLSLSNGKALPPKYGRVMRNTTPPKVPSNSAAGPSNLSQTISASGAVKAAPNVAVNGNISMQNVFTEVEVNSYDHQISGTKREDSRGTQKKDVSSTVGKISSGNDPNNVMKTSTSGSVLSANSVAEKTCGEKVVEINPNPPSKCEMVPHSSDNFQVIVNAQDGNKDKPNAEAKYLKKSLQNNLTVMGSNQLNEQEVLVNNSANIYGDTWVINQDMSHLHAVNWVGDPLQILDEKIYYSSCCINGHVYKAMDHVLIRFDNEKLVPSRLQAMWEDNNNTTKWATVNRCYFPGDLPAAVGRPCGLESCEVYESSCGRALMAGLIESPCLVLPPRKFSEESERRTVSGMQHRFPPLYLCKWIYDEAKGLFRDISC comes from the exons ATGGAACCTTTGGGGGAGATTCAATTGTCTGACGAGAGATCGGAGGCTGTCGGTGAGAAGAGGCTGGCGGTGGAGGATGGGGATGTGTTGGCGGAGGCCTCTCCGCCTAAGAGAATTAAGGAAGGGACCGAAGGGAGAGTGGTTGTGGTTGGGGGGGATTTGAAGAAGGTGGCGGAGATGGTCTTGGTGTTGGCTGCAATGGGAAAGATGAGGGGAGGGAAGGGCCCAACTGAGGCTGAGAAGGAGTTGATGGCCGAGGCACGCCACACTCTGGTGAAGGTTTGTCAAGGTTTTGCTCCCAAGGATGTGTTCCCCAGGGATGCTTTTGGGGCTTTGATAGAGGATTTGGGGCTTAATAAGTTGAAAGACCAGAGGCTAGGGTTTAGACCTCCCAAAATATCTATTGCTGAGAAGTTGTTGATCTCAAAAAGAAAG ATGGAAAAAGCAGCGGATTTTTCCCTACCATCTACGCCGCATTCATTACAGAATCTGCAGGGGAACTCTGGTCAGTCAGTTGAAAGTCGTTCTGCATTGCATCCTGCTCGAACATCTCAGTTAGATAAATCAAGTCACACGACAATGTTATCTGGAATCCAGTCTACCACACCTTCGACTTATGGTACTGCCACAACTTCTACTTCTTTGCCGTATCAACTTCCTACCAGTGAGATAAGACCAGTGGGTTCCAGTGCATTGCCCTCTAGCCATTTGggttcaacaacattgccaaGAGTTGACAGATCCCATCCTAGATCAAATGGTTCTTCACATGCTTCGCAAGTTGCAG CAAATTTGTCGTCTAATGCAACCATGAGGACTCCAGCTTGGTCGGTACAAACTCAGTCTGTTTCATCTGCCAAAATTGGAGATAATAAGGGACCAGTTAATACCTCCCTGAAAGCGGAGGGAGCTGTGGATGTTAAATCTGGAGCTTTTCCTCAAACAAGGGTTATGACAGTTGCTCAGACGACAACTGGATTTCCTTCACGTGGCACTAGTAATGTCCATGCTCCTCATATGGGACATACTCATGCTGAAATCAGTAAGATTGTTCAAAGATTACTACAACTACGGGGTTCTGAACGGCCGACTTGGATTCCACCTTCTAGGGATTATATGAATAAAGCATTAACTTGTCAGGTGTGCATGTCTACCGTAACAGAAATAGACAGTGTACTTATTTGTGATGGTTGTGAAAAAGGGTATCACTTAAAATGCCTTCAGACAACCAATCAAAAGGGGGTTCCAAGAGGGGAGTGGCATTGTGGAAAGTGCTTGTCATTGAGCAATGGGAAAGCTCTGCCTCCGAAATATGGTCGTGTCATGAGAAATACCACTCCTCCCAAGGTTCCTTCCAATTCAGCAGCTGGTCCATCCAATTTGAGCCAAACAATCAGTGCTTCAGGAGCTGTTAAGGCCGCTCCGAATGTAGCTGTTAATGGAAACATTTCAATGCAAAATGTTTTTACTGAAGTTGAGGTGAATAGTTACGACCATCAGATTTCTGGAACAAAGAGAGAAGATTCAAGAGGAACTCAAAAGAAAGATGTTAGCTCGACTGTGGGTAAAATATCTTCTGGGAATGACCCTAATAATGTTATGAAAACTTCTACCTCTGGTTCTGTTTTATCTGCAAATTCAGTGGCTGAAAAAACTTGTGGGGAGAAAGTTGTTGAAATAAATCCAAATCCTCCTTCAAAATGCGAAATGGTTCCACATTCCTCTGATAATTTCCAGGTGATAGTGAATGCTCAAGATGGTAACAAAGACAAGCCAAATGCTGAAGCCAAGTATTTAAAGAAATCTCTACAAAATAACCTTACAGTGATGGGTTCGAATCAACTAAATGAGCAAGAAGTTTTAGTTAATAACTCAGCAAATATTTATGGTGATACATGGGTGATAAACCAGGACATGTCTCATTTACATGCTGTCAATTGGGTTGGTGACCCACTTCAAATTTTGGATGAGAAAATCTATTACTCATCTTGCTGCATCAATGGACATGTTTATAAAGCTATGGACCATGTCCTAATTCGGTTTGACAATGAAAAACTTGTACCTTCAAGACTTCAG GCAATGTGGGAGGATAACAATAATACAACAAAGTGGGCAACTGTAAATCGGTGCTACTTTCCTGGTGATTTACCTGCGGCTGTTGGTCGTCCATGTGGCCTGGAAAGCTGTGAG GTTTACGAGTCTTCTTGTGGTAGAGCATTGATGGCTGGATTGATAGAAAGTCCATGTCTAGTCCTTCCTCCAAGAAAATTTTCCGAAGAGAGTGAAAGGAGAACTGTTTCAGGAATGCAACATCGTTTCCCTCCACTCTATTTGTGCAA ATGGATTTATGACGAAGCAAAAGGGCTATTCCGGGATATTTCTTGTTAA
- the LOC140988792 gene encoding indole-3-acetate O-methyltransferase 1-like, which translates to MTSKRDNVVVSNTKLEKMLSMKGGKGEASYVNNSQAQGQHARSMLHLLRETLDGVRLSSPDYPFVVADLGCSCGSNTIYMVDAIVKHMSKRYEEVGDGLPEFSAFFSDLPSNDFNTLFQLLPPYGGVSMEECLASDSCRSYFAAGVPGSFYRRLFPSKFVDVIYSAFSLHWLSQVPDVVLDKRSTAYNKGRIFIHGANESTALAFKKQFQADLAAFLSSRSKEMKRGGAMFLVCLGRTCPDPTDQGGAGLLFGSHFQDAWDDLVQEGLISSEKRDNFNIPVYAPSLEDFKEVVEADGSFNINKLEVFKGGSPLVVNHPNDAAEIGRALANSCRSVSGVLVDAHIGDMLSDELFSRVASRATSHANELLDQLQFFHIVASLSLA; encoded by the exons ATGACTTCCAAGAGAGATAACGTCGTCGTTTCTAATACGAAGCTTGAGAAAATGTTGAGCATGAAAGGAGGCAAAGGCGAAGCTAGCTATGTTAATAATTCTCAGGCTcag GGGCAACATGCTCGATCCATGCTCCACCTTCTGAGAGAGACCCTGGACGGCGTGCGGCTGAGCTCGCCGGATTACCCCTTTGTGGTGGCTGACCTGGGGTGTTCTTGTGGAAGCAACACGATATACATGGTGGACGCCATCGTCAAACATATGAGTAAACGGTATGAGGAGGTAGGTGATGGGCTGCCGGAATTCTCGGCGTTTTTCTCCGATCTCCCTTCCAATGACTTCAACACGCTCTTCCAACTCCTCCCTCCCTACGGTGGGGTCAGCATGGAGGAGTGCCTCGCCTCCGACAGCTGCCGCTCCTACTTTGCTGCCGGAGTGCCGGGTTCGTTTTACCGGCGGCTCTTCCCCTCGAAATTTGTTGATGTTATTTATTCAGCTTTCTCTCTGCACTGGCTATCTCAG GTACCTGATGTGGTTTTGGACAAGAGATCAACGGCGTACAACAAAGGTAGGATATTCATCCACGGTGCAAATGAGAGCACCGCGCTTGCATTCAAGAAACAATTCCAGGCTGATTTAGCAGCCTTCTTGAGCTCAAGATCAAAAGAGATGAAGAGGGGAGGAGCTATGTTCTTGGTTTGTTTGGGTCGGACTTGTCCCGATCCTACGGACCAGGGCGGTGCCGGCCTTCTCTTTGGCTCCCATTTTCAGGATGCTTGGGACGATCTTGTTCAAGAG GGTCTAATTAGTAGTGAAAAACGTGACAACTTCAATATCCCGGTGTACGCGCCAAGTCTAGAGGATTTCAAGGAGGTGGTGGAAGCAGATGGCTCTTTCAACATTAACAAGCTCGAAGTATTTAAAGGTGGAAGCCCACTGGTGGTGAACCACCCTAACGATGCGGCGGAGATTGGCCGAGCTCTAGCCAACAGCTGCCGCAGCGTCAGCGGCGTCCTTGTTGATGCCCACATTGGAGATATGCTAAGCGATGAGCTCTTCTCTCGAGTTGCGAGTCGAGCCACGAGCCATGCAAATGAGCTGCTTGACCAGCTTCAGTTCTTTCATATAGTGGCATCTCTGTCTTTAGCTTAG
- the LOC140987145 gene encoding phosphatidate cytidylyltransferase 1-like, with translation MRFTVVQTANIHLRSRGGSDCGEYQKLQFLMKLVLTSQNRVTFNSLAGEFRLSNKIPVKAEMQKEHGQTSPSTLTNRVRQRRRSQSQEAFSDISKLNGSHLLDDKTKYRAMWIRTYSSLWMLGGVILILYLGHLYICAMVVIVQIFMAAEPFHLRRRVHEDKRLPGFWLVNCYFFFTAMLYVYGRILSQQLVNTVTPDKFFHRLVNGLVKYQMVICYFLYIAGMTWFILTLKKKMYKYQFGRYAWTHMILIVVFIQSSFTVADIFEGIFWFILPASLIAINDVAAYFFGFFFGRTPLIKLSPKKTWEGFIGASIATIISAFLLANILGRFLWMTCPRKDLSTGWLDCDPGQLFKSEYYSFPLWLPQWGKSVMPVQWHALCLGLFASIIAPFGGFFASGLKRTFKIKDFGDSIPGHGGFTDRMDCQMVMAIFAYIYFQSFIVTQVDSVDLILDQITRNLSFEEQERLYYMLGQLFKE, from the exons ATGAGATTCACTGTGGTGCAAACTGCAAACATTCATCTGCGATCGAGAG GTGGATCAGATTGTGGAGAATACCAAAAGCTCCAATTCCTGATGAAATTAGTTTTGACGTCACAGAATAGAGTAACGTTTAACTCACTGGCAGGGGAGTTCAGGTTGTCGAATAAAATTCCTGTCAAAGCTGAG ATGCAGAAGGAACATGGCCAGACCTCACCATCAACGCTGACCAACAGAGTTCGTCAACGTAGACGTTCACAATCACAAGAG GCTTTTTCCGACATAAGCAAATTAAATGGAAGCCACTTGCTTGATGATAAAACCAAGTATAGAGCCATGTGGATTCGAACGTATTCATCGTTATGGATGCTTGGGGGAGTCATACTCATCCTTTATTTGGGCCATCTGTACATTTGTGCAATGGTAGTTATCGTCCAAATATTCATGGCAGCAGAACCTTTTCATTTACGTAGAAGAGTTCATGAAGATAAGCGGCTTCCAGGATTTTGGCTCGTCAATTG TTATTTTTTCTTTACGGCAATGCTTTATGTTTATGGACGAATTCTCAGTCAACAACTTGTTAATACTGTAACTCCAGATAAATTCTTCCACAGACTTGTGAATGGCCTAGTCAAGTATCAGATGGTCATTTGTTATTTTCTTTACATTGCAG GAATGACGTGGTTCATTCTTACTCTGAAAAAGAAGATGTACAAGTATCAGTTTGGTCGGTATGCATGGACACACATGATTCTTATAGTGGTTTTTATTCAGTCCTCATTCACTGTCGcagatatttttgaaggaatatTCTG GTTTATTCTTCCTGCGTCCCTCATAGCAATCAATGATGTAGCTGCATATTTCTTTGGCTTCTTCTTTGGTAGAACACCATTAATCAAACTATCCCCTAAAAAGACATGGGAGGGATTTATTGGAGCATCTATCGCTACCATAATTTCTGCATTTCTT CTTGCAAATATTTTGGGACGTTTTCTGTGGATGACATGTCCAAGAAAG GATCTATCGACTGGTTGGCTTGATTGTGATCCCGGACAGCTTTTCAAGTCAGAGTATTATTCGTTTCCTCTTTGGTTACCTCAATGG GGAAAATCGGTCATGCCAGTGCAGTGGCATGCTTTATGCTTAGGTTTGTTTGCATCAATTATAGCACCCTTTGGAGGGTTTTTTGCTAGTGGTTTGAAGAGAACGTTCAAGATCAAG GATTTTGGAGACAGTATTCCAGGGCATGGCGGTTTTACTGATCGAATGGATTGCCAG ATGGTGATGGCTATATTTGCTTACATTTATTTCCAATCCTTCATTGTCACTCAGGTTGATTCAGTAGACTTGATATTGGATCAG ATAACAAGAAACCTCAGCTTCGAGGAGCAGGAAAGGCTCTATTATATGCTTGGTCAACTATTCAAAGAATAG
- the LOC140987144 gene encoding trigger factor-like protein TIG, Chloroplastic isoform X1, with protein MEFCSSTTVTAQKFFQWKPAAAFFFPCTGSLPIAHYLKPFKGIQQSSFTTSPRRFVHPKYLPCEKVITRFVASAAPAPVDSSVGDKLPTDIQVTETPEPNSRVRLSVEVPAAVCDDCYRRVLKELMKRSKVPGFRPGKNVPEDILIGYVGKEIVKKAVVESILERTLPHAMSSVSGRALEDSIRISTKFPEMEKTYSSLKSLRYDVIVEVAPELKWIPEYGYKNLKIVVDIDKEIEAATAAEQEFSRRLKALGALRIVTDRGLELGDVAILDISATTIKQDESTPKTIPSAESKAFQFDTEDGDRVLPNFLIAITGMKRGETKSFPYVFPDSWKQEDLRGVRAQFTVECKELFYRDLPELNDSLADKILNGCTTIEEVKRILLQNFLELEQTAKEQATDNAILDQLHKMVEVEIPPSLFEEQGRQLYGAQLLQIQANRKLDEQQLASLSSPKAVKNFLENNRENITSIIKQNLAVGDIFKRENLQILTDDLVKEIENSIAEFKQHNQEYDEERVKAQVQEVLEGAKVLEWLRERAEIQYITK; from the exons ATGGAGTTCTGCAGCTCTACCACTGTAACAGCCCAGAAATTCTTTCAATGGAAACCCGCTGCAGCCTTCTTTTTTCCTTGTACTGGTTCACTTCCCATTGCTCATTATCTTAAGCCCTTCAAGGGAATTCAGCAGTCCTCATTCACAACATCGCCCCGCCGTTTCGTTCATCCCAAGTATTTGCCCTGTGAAAAAGTAATTACCCGCTTCGTAGCATCAGCAGCCCCAGCTCCTGTCGATAGTTCCGTTGGTGATAAGCTTCCCACTGATATTCAAGTTACTGAGACACCGGAACCGAATTCTAGA GTAAGGTTGAGTGTGGAGGTTCCTGCTGCAGTATGCGACGATTGTTATAGAAGAGTTCTCAAAGAGTTAATGAAACGGTCCAAG GTCCCAGGGTTTCGCCCCGGGAAGAATGTTCCAGAGGATATCCTTATTGGTTATGTTGGAAAGGAAATTGTTAAGAAGGCTGTAGTTGAATCTATCTTAGAGAGAACACTTCCACATGCAATGTCTTCG GTGAGTGGGAGAGCTCTTGAAGATTCAATTCGCATTTCAACTAAATTTCCAGAAATGGAGAAAACTTATTCTTCTCTGAAATCTCTGAG ATATGATGTTATTGTCGAAGTGGCGCCTGAACTCAAATGGATTCCTGAATATGGATACAAGAATCTAAAGATTGTTGTTGACATTGACAAGGAAATAGAGGCTGCAACTGCCGCTGAGCAAGAATTCAGTCGACGTCTCAAGGCCCTCGGTGCACTAAGAATCGTGACTGACAGAGGACTGGAG CTAGGTGATGTTGCAATTCTTGATATATCAGCCACTACAATTAAGCAAGATGAGTCAACTCCTAAAACTATACCATCTGCAGAGAGTAAAG CATTTCAGTTTGATACAGAAGATGGAGATAGAgttcttccaaattttttaatcGCAATTACTGGGATGAAACGCGGTGAAACAAAGTCATTTCCATATGTATTTCCTGATTCTTGGAAGCAGGAAGATCTTCGCGGAGTTCGTGCTCAATTCACG GTAGAATGCAAGGAACTGTTTTACAGAGATTTACCTGAACTTAACGACTCTCTTGCTGACAAGATTCTGAACGGATGCACAACCATTGAGGAG GTGAAGAGAATTTTGTTGcaaaattttcttgaattgGAGCAAACAGCTAAGGAACAAGCAACTGATAATGCTATTCTGGACCAGTTACACAAA ATGGTTGAAGTAGAAATTCCTCCATCATTGTTTGAAGAACAAGGAAGACAACTATATGGAGCTCAACTCTTACAAATTCAG GCAAATAGAAAACTTGATGAACAACAGTTGGCATCTTTATCAAGTCCAAAGGCAGTGAAGAACTTTCTTGAAAACAATAGAGAAAATATAACAAGTATTATAAAGCAGAATCTAGCAGTTGGCGACATATTCAAGCGTGAAAATCTGCAG ATATTAACCGACGATCTGGTGAAGGAAATTGAGAATTCGATTGCTGAATTCAAACAGCATAACCAAGAATATGATGAGGAGCGTGTTAAAGCCCAG GTACAAGAGGTTCTTGAGGGAGCCAAAGTGCTAGAATGGCTGAGAGAACGAGCCGAAATCCAGTACATAACCAAGTAA
- the LOC140987144 gene encoding trigger factor-like protein TIG, Chloroplastic isoform X2 codes for MRWVLYLRTGGRSRNMFKAEADGVVAEKVRLSVEVPAAVCDDCYRRVLKELMKRSKVPGFRPGKNVPEDILIGYVGKEIVKKAVVESILERTLPHAMSSVSGRALEDSIRISTKFPEMEKTYSSLKSLRYDVIVEVAPELKWIPEYGYKNLKIVVDIDKEIEAATAAEQEFSRRLKALGALRIVTDRGLELGDVAILDISATTIKQDESTPKTIPSAESKAFQFDTEDGDRVLPNFLIAITGMKRGETKSFPYVFPDSWKQEDLRGVRAQFTVECKELFYRDLPELNDSLADKILNGCTTIEEVKRILLQNFLELEQTAKEQATDNAILDQLHKMVEVEIPPSLFEEQGRQLYGAQLLQIQANRKLDEQQLASLSSPKAVKNFLENNRENITSIIKQNLAVGDIFKRENLQILTDDLVKEIENSIAEFKQHNQEYDEERVKAQVQEVLEGAKVLEWLRERAEIQYITK; via the exons ATGAGGTGGGTCCTTTATCTAAGAACTGGTGGAAGAAGTAGGAACATGTTTAAAGCAGAAGCAGATGGTGTGGTGGCAGAAAAG GTAAGGTTGAGTGTGGAGGTTCCTGCTGCAGTATGCGACGATTGTTATAGAAGAGTTCTCAAAGAGTTAATGAAACGGTCCAAG GTCCCAGGGTTTCGCCCCGGGAAGAATGTTCCAGAGGATATCCTTATTGGTTATGTTGGAAAGGAAATTGTTAAGAAGGCTGTAGTTGAATCTATCTTAGAGAGAACACTTCCACATGCAATGTCTTCG GTGAGTGGGAGAGCTCTTGAAGATTCAATTCGCATTTCAACTAAATTTCCAGAAATGGAGAAAACTTATTCTTCTCTGAAATCTCTGAG ATATGATGTTATTGTCGAAGTGGCGCCTGAACTCAAATGGATTCCTGAATATGGATACAAGAATCTAAAGATTGTTGTTGACATTGACAAGGAAATAGAGGCTGCAACTGCCGCTGAGCAAGAATTCAGTCGACGTCTCAAGGCCCTCGGTGCACTAAGAATCGTGACTGACAGAGGACTGGAG CTAGGTGATGTTGCAATTCTTGATATATCAGCCACTACAATTAAGCAAGATGAGTCAACTCCTAAAACTATACCATCTGCAGAGAGTAAAG CATTTCAGTTTGATACAGAAGATGGAGATAGAgttcttccaaattttttaatcGCAATTACTGGGATGAAACGCGGTGAAACAAAGTCATTTCCATATGTATTTCCTGATTCTTGGAAGCAGGAAGATCTTCGCGGAGTTCGTGCTCAATTCACG GTAGAATGCAAGGAACTGTTTTACAGAGATTTACCTGAACTTAACGACTCTCTTGCTGACAAGATTCTGAACGGATGCACAACCATTGAGGAG GTGAAGAGAATTTTGTTGcaaaattttcttgaattgGAGCAAACAGCTAAGGAACAAGCAACTGATAATGCTATTCTGGACCAGTTACACAAA ATGGTTGAAGTAGAAATTCCTCCATCATTGTTTGAAGAACAAGGAAGACAACTATATGGAGCTCAACTCTTACAAATTCAG GCAAATAGAAAACTTGATGAACAACAGTTGGCATCTTTATCAAGTCCAAAGGCAGTGAAGAACTTTCTTGAAAACAATAGAGAAAATATAACAAGTATTATAAAGCAGAATCTAGCAGTTGGCGACATATTCAAGCGTGAAAATCTGCAG ATATTAACCGACGATCTGGTGAAGGAAATTGAGAATTCGATTGCTGAATTCAAACAGCATAACCAAGAATATGATGAGGAGCGTGTTAAAGCCCAG GTACAAGAGGTTCTTGAGGGAGCCAAAGTGCTAGAATGGCTGAGAGAACGAGCCGAAATCCAGTACATAACCAAGTAA
- the LOC140987146 gene encoding uncharacterized protein: MEGVGSRQSRASSRYGSSPAAPVFSGPVRKWKKQWVSSRPTNTSGNNRNDGPPLLLCRWTPLSTGADEPRKRRFRYTPVVPIEKGDTESVEKLRNEDKLMERNQTKGFRNGSDASNGDISTEETQELSEDQSDSNKIAVDGLFSKEKKKRDR; encoded by the exons ATGGAAGGAGTGGGTTCGAGACAGAGCCGGGCGTCGTCGAGGTACGGTTCCAGCCCTGCAGCGCCGGTGTTCAGCGGTCCTGTGAGAAAGTGGAAGAAGCAGTGGGTCAGCTCTCGTCCCACTAACACCAGTGGGAACAACCGTAACGACGGGCCTCCGCTCCTCCTCTGCCGCTGGACCCCACTGTCCACCGGAGCTGATGAACCCCGGAAACGCCGCTTCCGATACACTCCG GTCGTTCCCATTGAGAAGGGAGACACAGAAAGCGTTGAAAAGTTGAGGAATGAAGACAAATTAATGGAAAGGAATCAAACGAAAGGCTTCAGGAATGGTAGTGATGCTAGCAACGGAGATATCTCTACTGAGGAAACTCAG GAACTTAGTGAAGATCAGTCTGACTCAAATAAAATTGCGGTCGACGGCTTGTTCTCCAAAGAGAAAAAGAAGCGTGATCGTTAG